TGAACAATGACAGACATCAAGGGTCAAAATCGCCGCCGTCTTTCGGGTCCCCGAACAAGACGATGCACTCGCAAGAGGCAGAAAGAGCGTGAAAAGGATGCTTACCAAAATGAATAGTGAAAGGAGTTTCATACCGGTCAGCATATCAGGTTCTTTATGGGGAGTCAACATGAAGTTCCAAGTTCAGGATTACTTTCAATTCGCCCCAAAAAAGTATACCCATAATTTACCGTCCCGAATGGGTATAATAAAAAAGATGGGAATGAAAATATCGCAGAAGAGAAGACTCGAGACCGGGTCGGCTTGTGTATTCCTATTCATGGTAGCGTTTTTCCTATCATGCGCAAGACAGCCTCTCTACCCCGCGCCCCCGATCAGAGGATCGGAGGTGGTAATCGATGTCAACAGGCTTGAGCCGGAAAGCCCGATATTTTTTACGTTCCGTTATCACGTAAGGAATGTCAATTTTTTTGTCTATAAAACTCAGGGTCAGGTCCTTTCCTTTCTCGACGCCTGCGCAAGCTGTTATCCCTCGAAACGAGGATACCGGGTTGCCGGTCGGTCCATCATCTGCAGGACATGCGACGTGAGTTATACTCTCTCGAATATCGAAAAGGGGTTCGGCGGCTGCTTCCCCATCAGGATCGAAGGCGATCTTCGGAACGGTGAATACCATATCCCTGTTTCCCTGCTTGAAGGAGCGGTGGACAGGTTCTCTTGAAGGTCAGAAAAATGCGTGGTTGAGGACCCTGATCAATTCGGACAAGCCGGTCCTCGTGGATTTCGTCTTCACCGCGTGTGCGATGATACGCCCCCGTGCTGTCGATCGGGTTTTCGAATCTTCAGAGGGAGCTCGGTCGAGAAATTTCCGGTCATCTTTTATTCGA
The sequence above is a segment of the Thermodesulfovibrionales bacterium genome. Coding sequences within it:
- a CDS encoding Fe-S-containing protein, giving the protein MKISQKRRLETGSACVFLFMVAFFLSCARQPLYPAPPIRGSEVVIDVNRLEPESPIFFTFRYHVRNVNFFVYKTQGQVLSFLDACASCYPSKRGYRVAGRSIICRTCDVSYTLSNIEKGFGGCFPIRIEGDLRNGEYHIPVSLLEGAVDRFS